One Thalassophryne amazonica chromosome 10, fThaAma1.1, whole genome shotgun sequence genomic region harbors:
- the polr2eb gene encoding DNA-directed RNA polymerases I, II, and III subunit RPABC1 encodes MDDEEETYRLWKIRKTIMQLCHDRGYLVTQDELDQTLDEFKSQFGDKPSEGRPRRTDLTVLVAHNDDPTDQMFVFFPEEPKVGIRTIKMYCQRMQEENITRAIIVVQMGMTPSAKQSLVDMAPKYILEQFLQQELLINITEHELVPEHIVMTKEEVTELLARYKLKESQLPRIQAGDPVARYFGLKRGQVVKIIRPSETAGRYITYRLVQ; translated from the exons ATGGACGACGAAGAGGAAACATACAGACTGTGGAAGATTCGTAAAACAATTATGCAG CTGTGCCACGATCGAGGTTACCTGGTGACTCAGGACGAGTTGGACCAAACTCTGGATGAGTTCAAGAGTCAGTTTGGAGACAAACCTAGCGAGGGTCGCCCCAGACGCACAGACCTCACAGTGCTGGTGGCACACAATGATGACCCCACCGaccaaatgtttgtgtttttcccAG AGGAGCCTAAAGTGGGAATCAGGACAATTAAAATGTACTGTCAGAGGATGCAGGAGGAGAACATCACACGAGCCATCATTGTTGTTCAGATGGGCATGACACCATCAGCCAAACAG TCTCTCGTTGACATGGCACCTAAGTACATCTTGGAACAGTTTCTACAGCAGGAGCTGCTTATCAACATTACAGAGCATGAA CTTGTTCCCGAACATATTGTCATGACTAAAGAGGAAGTGACTGAGCTACTAGCACGATA TAAATTAAAGGAGAGTCAGTTACCGAGGATTCAAGCAGGAGACCCTGTGGCTCGCTACTTTGGCTTGAAGAGGGGACAG GTAGTAAAGATTATCAGACCAAGTGAGACAGCTGGACGCTACATTACTTACAGGCTTGTCCAGTGA